In Tistrella mobilis, the genomic window GTGGGGCGCATTGCAGGTGGCGGATCGCTTCCCCGGCGGCCGGATCGTGGTGCTGCTGCCCGATTCCGGCAACATGTATCTCAGCAAGTTCCTGGACGACGGCTGGATGGTCCGGCACGGCTATCTGGCAGAGACGGACCTGCAGGCAGAGGCGCTCGCCCCGGCAGGTGCCGCATGACCGCCATCACCGCCGAACCGCCCATGATCGAGCCATCCGTCGCCGCCGGTGTGATGCCGGGCATGCGCTGGGCCTTCGCCGACCGCATCGACCTGATGGATGAAAGCCTGCGCGAGGGGGCCGAGCGCGCCAGCGTGCCACCGGACCTGGACGCCAAATGCGACCTGGCCGAGGCGATCGCAGCCGTGGGCATCCGCACGCTCGTGGTCGGCATGTTCCCCGACGTGCCGCAGAATGCCGAGCTGCTGGCCCGGCTGGTGCGCCGCCAGCAGGCCGGACGGCTGCCCGCCGATCTGCGCTTCATGGTCATCTCCCATGTCGGGGTGACCATGCGCCAGACGCTGGCCCTGCTCGACGATCTGGCGATCCCGCTGGAGACGGTGCATGTGATCGCGATCCATTCGGTTTCGGATCTGCAGATCACCCATCTCTTCCCGACCATCCTGCGCAAGGACGGCGCCGTCGACTGGGATCAGACCGCCTGGGAGGCGCTGGACGACGCCGCGCGGCGCGCGCGCAATCTCGACTGGCTGGCCGATTTCCTGCCGGTGGTGACCGGCTGGCGCGGCGGCGGGGTGATGGTCGGGCTGCTGGATGCCTTCCGCGCCGATCACGGCCATCTGATGAATGCGGTGGCAACCGTGGCCGCGGCCGGCATCCGCCAGATCCGCCTGGTCGACACCGCCGGCACCTGCCTGCCCCATCAGCTGCCCCAGACCGTGGGCGAGCCGGTGGCGCGCTTCCCCGACATCGCCTTCTACGGCCATTTCCACGACGATTTCGGCATGTCGACCGCCAATGCGGTGATGGGGTTGTCGCTGGGGCTGAAGGGGGTGGACGTCTCGGTCGGCGGCTTCGCCAACCGGGCCGGACATCCGCCGCTGGCCGAGGTGGTGATGGCGCTTCGCAAACTCTACGGCGTGGAGCTGCCGGGCGTGGACCCGACCCGGCTGCACGGCCTCAGCCGCATGGCTGAACGGATCTACGGGCTGATGGAAAACCCCGCCCAGGCGATCACCGGCGTCGTCACCCACAGCGTGCAGAGCGGCATCCGCACCGAACTGCTGCGCAAGGCCCCCCGGATCTTCGATGCCATCGCCCCCGAAGAAGTCGGCGCCCGGCTGGTGGCGATGTTCGGGGTGCGCAGCGGCCGCGACGGGCTGCTGCGCTTCCTGCGCGAACGCCAGCTGCTCGCCCCCTTCGGCCTGGAGCCGACCCCCGAGATCGCCGACGCGCTGTTCGAACACCTGGACGCCGAATGGGCCCGCCGCAGCGCCGGTGCCCGCGCACGGCTGGGCGAGCTGATCGAACAGTATCAGGACACGCTGAACGCATCCTTCTTTACCGAAGAGGCTATGACGTCATGGCTGAGCGCGCATCTGACCGCCGTGCATATGAAGACGGCCTGACCGCCACCGCCGCCGCGGCCGCCCTCTGGCCGATCTTCCGCGACCGGGCCGCAGGCGCCGATGAAGACCAGTGGCGCGACATGCTCGACCTTGCGGCCATCGCAGCCGGCGGGCTGGCGCAGGAGGACGGGCTGGACCCGGCCGGCGAACTGGCCGTGCACCGGGTGCTCTATGCCATCTATGCCGGCCGGATCCTGGTGCCCTGGTCGCCGCAATGGCGCGATCTGGACGATGTCCGGGTCGATCTGCTGCGCCGGACGCTGGAAACCGGCTGGGAGGCGGCCGAACGCCACCGGCTGACCGGCTTCTTCGGCCCCCTGCCGCAGGTGGCGGATTTCGCCGGCTGGGCCACCCGTCACTGCCAGGCCCACCGGTCCAATGTCGGCCACCCGCTGTTCGATTTCCTGAGCGACCGGGCGAGCTTCGACCAGCTGCGCAGCTTCATCGTTCAGGAAACCCCCTTCGACATCCATTTCGGCGACATCGTGGCCATGATGCTGCCGGGGGTGCATGGCGGCGCCAAGGCGGAATTCTCGCGCAATTTCTGGGACGAGATGGGCCGCGGCGACCAGCGGCTGGCGCATCGCCAGCTGCGGCTCGACATGATGACGGCGCTGGGGGTGCGCGAGGATGTGTATGTGACCGAGGTGGAGGCCTTCTGCCTGGAGGAACTTCGCCTCGCCAACATGTATTTCCACGGCGTGTTCAACCGCGCGCTGCTGCCGCAGGCGATCGGCATGATGCTTGCGACCGAACTGATGGTCCCCGGGCGGCTGGACCGGCAGATCCAGGGCTGGCGCCGGGTCGGGCTGGACGACGACACCATGCGCTATCTGATCGAGCACACCGTGGTCGACATCGAACACGCGGCCGGCTGGATGAACGAGGTGGTGCTGCCGATGCTGGCCGAGCGCCCCGAGGTGATGGGCGAGATCGTCCTCGGCATGGCCCGGCGCCTGGAACATGCCGCTGCGGTCTGCGACCGGATGATGACGCTTCTGCCTGCGGCGGCCTGAATGACCGCCTTTCCCCTTCGAGACCGCCTCTCCGCCACAACAGACCCGGAGATCGTCCTCGCCGGCTGCGGCCTCAGGGGGATGGGTCTGCTGACCGCCACGCCGGCCCTGCTCGACCATCGCCTGACGGTGGTCGATGCCGGGCCGCGGCCGGGGCCCGGTGCCTTTGCCGGCTACCGGATCCAGTCCAACTCCGCCGGCACCGACTTCTTCGGCTGGGTCGATCCGGCCGGGCCGTTCGGGCCCGTGCTGGACGACCCGGCCGTGCGCCGGCTGCGCGAGCATCAGGGGGCGTTCGATCTGGCGCTGCTGGCGGGCGCGCTCGACCGTTTCGGCGACCGGCTTGCAGCGCTGCTGCCGCCCGAGCGGCTGATCAGGGGGGACCGGCTGGCACATGTGGCGACGGACGGGGCGACCATCGGGCTGACGCTCGCCTCAGGCCGCCGGCTTCAAAGCCGCGTGCTGGTGCTGGCGCTGGGCATCACCGAAGCCGGCCATGATGCGCTGGCCCCCTGGGCGGCCCGCACCATCCCGTCGGGCCGGATCGTGCGCGACCATCTGGCGGCCCTGCCGCCGATGCCCGCGGGCCGGCCCGCGCGGATCGTGATCGCCGGAGGATCGCACAGTGCCTATTCGGCGGCACTGGTACTGGCCGATGCCATGGATGCGGGGCATCTGAATGCCCGTGTCGCCATTTTGCATCGCAGCCCCGCGCGGCTGTTCCATCAGAACCTGGCGGACCATGCCGCAGAGGCGCATGGCCCGCTGGAAGCCGTTCCCGACCCCGCCCGCGACATCTGCCCGGAAACAGGCCAGGTCTTCCGCTATTCGGGGCTGCGCCACCGGGCGCGGGCGCTGTTCCAAGAGATCGCCCGGGGCGGGCGCCCGGGCTTCACCCAGCTGCGGATCCCTGCGCTGGCCGATGCGGCGGAGCTGCTGGACCGGGCCGATCTGATCGTCCAGGCGCTGGGCTACCAGAGCCACAGACTGTCGATGACCATCGACGGCCACCCCTGGGATCCGGCGGGCGGAGGGGCGGTGGTGCGCCCCGGGCCCGATGGCCGCATCCCGCTGCCGGGCGGGTCTGCGGCACAGATCTTCGTGATGGGCATGGACCCCTACCCCTATGACGACGGCGCGCTGACCCCCACGGGGCAGTACGCGCTGCGCGGCGGCCAGATCCTGGCCGCCCTTGCCCGGCTGGCTGCGGCCGGACAGCCCCTTCCCCTCGCAGAACCCGGATGAGGTATGGCCATGGCGCATATGGTCTTCGTGGAAACCACCCGCCCCGCCACGCGGGCGCTCGATCATGCGCTGGCCATGGGGCACGAGGTGACGCTGATCCGATCGGGCCGCTTCGACTGGCTGTTACCGCCCGCCGAGCATGAGCGGATCCGCGCGCTCGACATCCGTCGGGTGGAGATCGCCGACACCCGCTCCGATGCGCTGATCGAGACGGCCCTTCACGATCTGATGGCCCTGGGGCCGGTCGATGCCGTCCTGACCGCCTTGCAGCCGGTGGCCACCCCGGCCGCGATCGCCGCCGGCCGGCTCGGCATCCGGGCGACCGCGGCCCGGGGCATGATCAATGCCCGCGACAAGGCGCTGACCCGGGCGGCACTGGACCGCGCCGGCCTGCCCTCGGTCGCCCATGCCACGGTCCGCACGCTGGAGGATGCCCTGAACGCCGCGGACCGCATCGGCTATCCGGTGATCGTGAAGCCGGTGAACGGCCTGGGCAAGGCGCTGACCACCTGGGCCAACCGCCCCGACGACATCCACAGGCATTTCGCCACCCTGGGCGGGCGGCGCGAATTGCTGCAGACCGGGCTTTCGGACGAACTCGCCGATGCCGCCTTCATCATCGAGGAAATCGCCCGCGGCCCGCTGCATTCGCTGGAGCTGGCGGGGCTCGCCTCGGGCGCCAAAGTGCCGCTGATCCTGGTGCGGCGGAAGACCGGGCGGGATGATCCGGTGCTGGAGATGGGCTCCACCGTCCCCGCCCCGCTTTCCGCCGAAGACCGCCGGGCGGCAGGCGATTATGCGGTGGCGGTGGCCGAGGCGCTGGGCCTCGACATCGGCATCTTCCATATCGAGCTGATCATGACCGACAGGGGCCCGCGGCTGGTGGAGGTGAACCCGCGGATTGCCGGCGGCGCCATCCCCGATCTGATCCGCACCGCCACCGGCATCGACCCGTTCGAGCTTCTGGTGCGCATCCATGCCGGCGAAAGCCCGGTTTCGGACTGGCTGCCCGAAACCTGCGCCGCCAGCCACAGCTTCATCACCATGGCCGAAGACTGTACCATACGCGCCGATCTGGCCCCCGACTGGTTCGATGCCTTCCGGCCGCGCATGGCCTCGGGCGGCTGCGACATCCGCCCGGGGGCCAGCTACCGGCGCATGGACGGCAATCAGGACGTGCTGGGTGTTGTCCGAATGGTTGCACCAACCATCGGCGAAGCCGCCGCCGCCTGCGAGGCGCTGCGGGCGGAGATCGCCGCGACCCTGGGTGTGAAGCTGGTGGAGCTGGTGGAATGAGCGGCACCACCCAGCCCCTGCCCTCGCGGCTTGCGCTCTTCGCCGACCGGCGGTTCCTGCTGCTCTGGGCGGCGATGCTGGTCAGTGCCACCGGCACCTTCATGCTGCTGCTTGCGGTTTCGGCCGAATTGCTGAAACGCCATGGCTCGGGCCTCGGCGCCGCTTCGGTCTTTGCCTTTCAATGGATCCTGCCGGTGGTGGCGGTGTCGCTGGTCCGCCGGCTGGCCGAAAGCCGGCGGCTGCGGCGCACGGTGATCCTGGCCGAAATCGCCGGGGCCGTGATCTCTCTGGCGATCGGCCTGCTGCTGACCGCCGATCTGACGGTGGCCGTGCTCGCCTGCTTCCTGATCCGGGGCCTGGCCGAAGCCGTGACCAAGACCTCGCGGGTGGTGCTGGTCAAGCTGATGTTCCAGGGGCCGGCGCTGACGCTCGCCTCCTCCACCTTCAACCTGTCCTTCTATGTCGGCGGGGCACTGGGCGGGCTGGCGGGCGCGGTGGCAGTGGAGCATCTGCCGCTGATCGGGGTCTGCGCGGTCGATGCCATGACCTTCCTGATCTCGGCCGCCTGCTATCGGGCGCTGCCCGATCTGCGACCGTCCGGCGAGGCGCCCCGCGCCCCCGGCCGGCGCCGGGGCGCCATCGCCGAGGCGCTGTCGCTGATGCGCGCCGACCGCAGGCTGTGGCTGGCGGCAGGCTATGTGGTGGCAGCGACCGGCGTGCTTCAGGGTTTCCACAACACCGCCCGGGTGGTGCTGCCCATGCGCCATCTGGGCCTGGGCGAAAGCGCGGTGATGCATCTGCAGATCACCAGCGGCCTGGCCATCATCCTGGGGGCGCTGGCGATCCCGGTTCTGGGGGCGCTGGCCCGCCACCGCGGCTTCGCGCCGCTCACCCATCTGGGCGCCTGCGTCATGCTTTGGGCCGTGACGCTGGTCGCGGGCGAGACGGGGCTGCATCTCGGCTATTTCGCCTATATCTTCCTGTTCGAGGCCGCCTTCACCGCCGCCCAGGCCCAGCTGATCCAGGCCACGCCCAGCCGCGACATGGCGACGATGCAGGCGGCGGTGGGGGCGCTGGGCACCAGCCTGCTGATCGGCTGTACGCTGTTGAGCGGCGCGCTCGCCGATCTGATGCCGCTGCCGCTGGTGGCCGCGATCACGGCCGGGATCGGGGTCGTCATCCTGCTCGCCATCGAGGCCGGCAGCCGCCACGGCATCCGCAAGGCCGCCGGTATCTGATGAAGGCCCCCGTCTGATGAAGGCCCCCTGATGAAGGCCCCCGTCTGATGAAAGGGCTGCTGCACGACCGCAACTTCCTGCTGATCCAGGCGGCGACGCTGATCAGTGCCACCGGCAGTTTCATGCTGCTGCTCGCGGTTTCGGCCGAGCTGTTGCGGCGGTCGGGATCGGGGCTGGGGGCCGCCTCGGTCTTCGCCTTTCAGTGGATCCTGCCGGTGCTGGCGGTCTCGGCCGTGCGGCGGCTGGCCGATCTGCCGGGGCTGCGGCGGGTGCTGATCCTGGCCGAACTGGCCGGGGGCGCACTGTCGCTCGCCATCGGCCTGCTGCTCACCGCCGATCTGCTGCCTGTCGTCCTCGGCTGTTTCCTGCTGCGCGGCTTCGGCGAGGCGGTCACCCGCACCGGAAGGGTGGTGCTGCTGCGCCGGTTGTTCGACGGCCCGCGCCTGGCCGCGGCCGCCGCCAGCTTCAACATCGCCTTCTATACCGGCGCCACACTGGGGGGCGTGACCGGCGGGCTGGTGGTCGGGCGGCTGTCGCTGACGGAGATCTGCGCGCTCAATGCCGCAAGCTTCCTGGTGGCGGCACTGTGCTGGCGGGCATTGCCGGATGCGCGCGGCGCGGCCGATGCAACCAAAGGAGGTAGTGGCGCACTACGGGATGCCTTTCGGCTGATGGCCCGCCATCCGGCGCTGCTGCGCCAGGCCGGCTATGTCGTGCTGTCGACCGGCGTGTTTCAGGGCTTTCACAACGCCGCCCGCACCCTGTTGCCCATGCGCGGGCTGGGGCTGGACGACCGGGCGGTGATGCATCTGCAGGTGGCAAGCGGGCTCGCGATCATCCTGGGGGCGGTGCTGGTGCCGCTGCTGGGCAGGCTCGCCCGCCGCCGCTGGCTGACGCCCTGCGCCTCGGTGCTTGCCTGCCTGCTGCTGGCCGCCGCCAGCCGCGCCCCCGGGCTCGGCCTGCTCATCGCCGCCTATCTGGCCTTCCTGGTCGCCTTCGAACTGGCCTTCACCGCCGCCCAGGCCGGGCTGATCCGGGCCGCGACCACCGGCCAGATGGCGACCATGCAGGCCGCCGCCAATGCCGGCGGCACGGCCCTGGTCATCCTGGTGACGCTGGCGACCGGCGGCCTGGCCGATCTGATGCCGATGGCGGCCGTGGGCCCGGTGATCGGCGTTCTGGGGCTGATGCTGATCGCCGGGCTGGAGCTGGCCGCGCGGCGGGCTCAGGCGATGCTATCGACCACGCCGCCATCCACCCGCAGGGCGGCGCCGGTGGTGGCGGACGACAGCGGCGAGGCCAGATAGACCGCCAGATTGGCGACCTCGTCGACCGAGGCGGCGCGCCGGATGAGCGAGCCCGGCCGGTTGTCGGCCACGAAATTCGCGGCACTGTCTTCGATCACATCCCCGTCCACCGGCCGGCCATCCGCCTCCAGCATGCGCCGGAGCCCGCGGGAGAGGGTCGGGCCGGGCAGGATGGCATTGGCGGTGACGCCGGTACCGGCCAGCCGCTTGGCAAGCCCCCGCGACAGGGCCAGACAGGCGGTTTTGGTGACGCCGTAATGGATCATGTCGGCGGGGATGTTGAGCGCCGATTCCGAGGACAGGAAGATCACCCGCCCCCAGCCGCGATCGACCATGCCCGGCACCAGCGCCCGCGACAGGCGCATGCCCGACAGGAAGTTGACCGCCAGGATCTGCTGCCAGAGATCGTCATCGGCCTCGAAGAAATCGGCCGGGCCGAAGACGCCGACATTGTTGACCAGAATGTCCGGCTGCGCGACCGCTCCGGCCAGGGTATCGCAGCCGGCCCCGGTGCCGAGATCGGCGGCGACACCGCGCACCTCCGCCCCGGGCACGGCCTGCTTCAGCGCCGCCACCGCCTGGTCGACATCCGGCTGATGCCGGCCATTCAGCACCACGGACGCCCCCGCCCCGGCCAGGCCGCGGGCGATGGCATGGCCGATGCCGGCGGTGGAACCGGTGACGACGGCCGAGCGGTCAGTGAGATCGATCTTCATCGGATTTGCCTCCAGACGACTGCGGGATCGTCAGAGGTGCGAACGCCGTGGCAGGCGATGCGTTCCGGCCCCGATCGATCAGCGATAGCCGGCAGGATCGGCCGGCAGGCCTGCCTCCTGAACCTCCACCAGATAGCGGAAGCAGTCGGGGCGCGAGCCGTCGAGATCGTCGACGCCATAGACCCGGGCCAGTTCGCCGCTGGAGGTCGAGGTACCGTTCCAGCGCATCCGCCGGGGGTCTGCCGCCAGCGCCGCAATGCCGCGGCCAAGGAAACGGGGGGTTTCCGAGATGCAGAAATGCGGCTCCCGCGCGATGGCATCGTGCCAGCCGGCCTCGGTGACGCCATAATGGTCGAGCATCATCTCGGACCGCATCCAGCCGGGCGTCACCGCGACCGAACAGCAGCCATAAGGCTCAAGATCGCGGGCATGGGCCCAGGCCATCCGGATCACCGACATCTTGGCCAGATCGTAGAAGGGCGACAGCCGGTAGCGGCCGGCATTGTACCCGGCGGTGCCGTCGGTCACCTCGACCAGAACCCCGCCGGGCCGGCGGATCATCAGCGGCAGCAGGTGATGGGCGGCGATCAGATGGGTGTCGACCGCGTTGTGCAGCAGCCGCAACCCCTTGTCCAGGTCGTGCCCCCAGACCGGGACGTTCCATTCGGTGAGCAATTCGCCGCCCCAGACATCGTTGACCAGCAGGTCGAGCCGGCCATGGGCCGCGTCGATCCGGGCGGCCAGCGCGGCCACCGCCGCCCGGTCCAGATGGTCGAGCACGACCGGGATGCCGCAGCCGCCGGCCGCCGTGACCAGGGAAGCCGTTTCCTCGATCGTCTCGGGCCGGTTGTAATCCGAACGGCGACCGGCGGTGGAGCGGCCGGTGACGTAGACCGTGGCTCCGGCGGCGCCCAGCTCGACCGCGATCCCGCGCCCGGCGCCGCGCGTGGCGCCGGCAACCACGGCAACCCTGTCCGAAAGAGCCGTCATGAACCATGTCTCCCTGGGTATGGCGCTTCCATAAGCGTCTCGGATAATTTATAAACGAATATTCGTTTATAATGGAAGACCAGGGTTTACACTGGAAGGACGATATGGCCCGCCAGCGCAGCCTGCCCGATGAACGGGTTCTGGAGATCACCCTCGCCCTGATGCACCGGTTGGGGCCGCAGGCCGTCACCTTCGCGGCGGTGGCGGCCGAAACCGGCCTGTCCAGCGCCACCCTGGTCCAGCGCTTCGGCAGCAAACCGGCAATGGTCAGGGCGGCACTCGATCTTGCCTGGACGCGGCTGGAGACCGCGACGGCCGAGGCGATCGCCGCCTGCCCGCCGACGCCGGACGGCGCGGTCGCCCTGCTCGCCGGGCTCTCCCACGGCTATGGCGACATCGACAGCTATGCCGACGGGCTGATGGTGCTGCGCGAGGATCTGCGCGACCCGGAACTGCGCGCCCGCGGCGCCGCCTGGGGGGCCGGGCTGGCGACGGCGATCGACCGCTGTTTTCCCGACCGCCCCGGCGCCGGCAGGCTGATGATCACCCAATGGCAGGGCGCACTGATCTGGTGGGGCTTTGCCCCCGACCGGCCGATCGACCGGGTGGTGGCGGAAAACCTCGGCAGTCTGGCGGGCCTGCTCGCCGGACGGCCGGTCCCGGCGGAACCGGCCGGGGGCGGCTGACCGCATCGCGCCCCCGGGCAGCGTCAGGCCGTGGCGCCCAGCTCTTCCGAGATGATCCGGCAGCGTTCCGCCAGCAGCAGGGCGGCCGGGTGATCGGGATCGGCAAGGGCGCGATCGGTGCCGATCAGGGTCAGCACGCATTGCGCCTCGTTCTGCCAGTCGAGCACGGGGCTGGACGCGGCGGCAAGGCCCGGCACCACCGAACCGTCGACGGTGGCGACCCGGCGGGCGCGGATCTCCGCGACCAGCGCATCGACATCGACCGGCGGCAGATCCCGGCCGGCGGCACGGGTTTCGGTGGCGAGCACCGGTGCAGTCACGCTTTCGGGCAGCCAGGCCAGAAAGGTGCGGCCGGTGGCCGACCGCAGCAGCGGCATCACCGATCCCAGGCTGAGCGCGCCCACGAAAGGCACCCGGCTGCGGTGCAGCCGGACGACGACCGCGCCGTGCAGGCTCCAGACCGCCAGATGGGCGGTGAAACCCGAAGCTTCGGCAAGCGACGGCAGTTCGGCCGCCGCCCGCGCCACCGGATCCAGCCGGCCCATGGCCGCCAGCCCCAGCTGCAGGGCGATCGGCCCCAGATCATAGCGGCCGCCATCGCCATCCTGCACCACCAGCCCGTCGCGGACATAGCTCGCCAGATAACGATGGGCATTGCTGGCCGAGATGCCGGCCGCCTGGGCGATGGCCTTCAGCGGCAACGGCCCGCCGGCGCGCATCAGCACCATCAGCACGCGGTTGCCGATCTCCACCGACTGAATGCCGCGCGACCCGGCGGCTGCGCCGGCCGCTCCCCCCTCTTCCAGCTCGATCGCTGCCATGGCGGGGTCTTGTCCTCCCATCGTTTCCGACGCCTTGCGGCAGATCGCCGCCGCGGCGATCGACCGCATGGGCTTCTGCATTGGCGTTTGCTTCTGAGCAATCGTTTTGCTAATAGAGAATACAGAGCCCGAAGACGGGTGACAACATGTCGCACCGACGGCCGGCGATCTTCAGTATCGCGCCGGCCCAACGGTCGCACAGCAGAGGCCGGGTCATCAGCGGGTCGCGTGGGAAACGCCGCCGTCCTCCCGGCATGTGCCCATGGAGGAATTCCGATGACCGCTCCCACCGCTTCAGGCCCCACCTCTTCCGGCCCCACCTCTTCAGGCCCCACCTCTTCAGGCCTCCCTGAAAGCTACGCCGCCGAACTCGACCGGCTGGACATGGCGCCGCTGTGGACGGTGCTGGCCGATCTGGTGCCCGAACATCCGCGACCGAAAGCCGTGCCCCATCTCTGGCCCTATGCGACCGCGCGTGCAGCCCTGCTGGAAAGCGGCCGGCTGATTTCGGCCGAAAAGGCCGAACGCCGCGTGCTGGTGCTGGAAAATCCCGGCCATCGCGGCGAGCACCGCGCCACCGCCTCGATCTATGCCGGGCTGCAGCTGATCCTGCCGGGGGAGCGGGCCCCCGAACACCGCCACACCCAGTCGGCGCTGCGCTTCGTGATCGAAAGCGACGGCGCCTATACCACCGTCGAAGGTGCCAGGGTCGACATGGCCCCCTTCGATCTGGTGCTGACCCCGCGCTGGCGCTGGCACGCCCATGGCCATGACGGCCGGGAGCCGGGCGTGTGGCTGGACGGGCTCGACATCCCGATGATCAGCCTGTTCCAGGGCGGTTTCGCCGAGCGGATCGGCGACAACGAAGCCCCCGCCCGCCGTCCCGACGTCTCGCCCGCCATGCATGCCGCGGGGCTGCGCCCGGCCGCCGGCACTGCCGCCGCCGCCCATGGCCTGCTGCACTATCCCTTCGCCAGCTGGCGGCCGGCGCTGGATGCCGCACGTGCCGCAGGCGGCGTGGAACCCCATGACGGCGTGCGGCTGGAATTCACCGACCCGGCCACCGGCGGCCCGGTGCTGCCGACGCTGTCGGCCTTCGCGCAGCTGGTGCCCGCCGGCACCGCCACCCGGGCCGTGCGCCGCACCGAAAGCGCGATCGTGGTCGGTGTGGAAGGCCGCGGCACGCTGGCGATGAGCCGCGCCGACGGCAGCCGCGTGGCGCTTGCCATCGGCCCGCGCGACGTTGCCGTGATACCCTCCTGGTCCGATCTGTCGATCACCGCCGAAGCCGGCGAGGACCTGGTTCTGTTCAGCCTGTCGGACCGGGCGGCGCAGAGCGCGCTCGGCCTCTATCGCGAGGAACGTGCATGACCACCGCTGCCACCAGCCCGGAGATCACCGCCGGCGGCACCGCCCCCACCGTCGTCGTGCCCGTCGAGGGCGGCGGCGGCTTCGCGGTGCGCCGGGTGTTCTGCGTCGGCCGCAACTATGCCGCCCATGCCCGCGAGATGGGCCGCGACCCGGATCGCGAGCCGCCCTTCTTCTTCACCAAATGGGCCGAAAGCGTGGTGCCCGGCAGCGGCACCATCACCTATCCGCCGCGTACCGCCAATTATCACCACGAGGTGGAACTGGTGGTGGCGATCGCCGAAGGCGGTGCCAACATCCCGCAGGACCGGGCGCTGGATCATGTGTTCGGCTATGCGGTCGGCCTCGACATGACCCGCCGCGACCTGCAGCTGGCCGCCCGCGATCTGGGCCGGCCCTGGGACGAAGGCAAGAATGTCGAGCAGAGCTGCCCGATGGCGGCGCTGGTGCCGGCCACCCGCATCGGCCACCCCGATCGGGGCCGGATCGTGCTGATGGTGGATGGCGCCGTGCGCCAGGAGGCCGACCTCGCCGACCTGATCTGGAGCGTGCCCGAGATCGTGTCGATCCTGTCGGAGAGCTGGACCCTTCAGCCCGGCGACCTGATCTTCACCGGTACGCCCGCAGGCGTCGGCGCCGTGGTGCCGGGCGCGGTGATGCATGCCGAAATCGACGGCCTGCCGGCGCTGGACGTGACGGTGGTCAAGGCAGACTGACGGGTACCGGAAGAAAGACGGGTGCGGCCGGCGGGGAATGACCGGCCGCCCCTCCATGACATTGGGGAGGAGACGACAATGCGCGGTTTCATCGCGGCGGCTTTCGGTGCCGCCCTCACCATCGCAGGGCTGGGCGGCGGCGTGGCGCCGGCCGCAGCGCAGGAAACGGTGACGCTGAAGATCAGCCACTACCTGCCGGCCAGCCACGGCTTTCAGACCGATTTCCTGGGCCCCTGGGCCGAGGAACTGGCGCGGCGTACCAATGGCAAGGTGAAGGCCGAGATCTATCCCGGCACCAGCAGCTTCGGCAATGCCGCCCGCCAGGCCGATCAGGTCCGCGCCGGGGTGATCGACATCGCTCTCGGCCTGCGCGGCATTCCGCGCGGCCGGTTCGAGCGCAGCTCGGTCTTCGAACTGCCCTTCGTCGTCAGCGAGGCCGGCGCCGGCACCAAGGCGATGTGGGAGATGTACAAATCGGGCGCGCTTGCCGACGACTACAAGGAATACAAGGTCCTGGCGCTGTTCGTGCACAATGGCGGCCTGTTCCACACCACCTCCACCCCCGTGCGCGAGCTGTCGGACCTGAAGGGGCTGCGCCTGCGCACGCCGAGCGAGGCGGTGTCGGTGATGCTGCAGTCGC contains:
- a CDS encoding SDR family NAD(P)-dependent oxidoreductase — translated: MKIDLTDRSAVVTGSTAGIGHAIARGLAGAGASVVLNGRHQPDVDQAVAALKQAVPGAEVRGVAADLGTGAGCDTLAGAVAQPDILVNNVGVFGPADFFEADDDLWQQILAVNFLSGMRLSRALVPGMVDRGWGRVIFLSSESALNIPADMIHYGVTKTACLALSRGLAKRLAGTGVTANAILPGPTLSRGLRRMLEADGRPVDGDVIEDSAANFVADNRPGSLIRRAASVDEVANLAVYLASPLSSATTGAALRVDGGVVDSIA
- a CDS encoding SDR family oxidoreductase, with protein sequence MTALSDRVAVVAGATRGAGRGIAVELGAAGATVYVTGRSTAGRRSDYNRPETIEETASLVTAAGGCGIPVVLDHLDRAAVAALAARIDAAHGRLDLLVNDVWGGELLTEWNVPVWGHDLDKGLRLLHNAVDTHLIAAHHLLPLMIRRPGGVLVEVTDGTAGYNAGRYRLSPFYDLAKMSVIRMAWAHARDLEPYGCCSVAVTPGWMRSEMMLDHYGVTEAGWHDAIAREPHFCISETPRFLGRGIAALAADPRRMRWNGTSTSSGELARVYGVDDLDGSRPDCFRYLVEVQEAGLPADPAGYR
- a CDS encoding TetR/AcrR family transcriptional regulator, with protein sequence MARQRSLPDERVLEITLALMHRLGPQAVTFAAVAAETGLSSATLVQRFGSKPAMVRAALDLAWTRLETATAEAIAACPPTPDGAVALLAGLSHGYGDIDSYADGLMVLREDLRDPELRARGAAWGAGLATAIDRCFPDRPGAGRLMITQWQGALIWWGFAPDRPIDRVVAENLGSLAGLLAGRPVPAEPAGGG
- a CDS encoding IclR family transcriptional regulator, which encodes MAAIELEEGGAAGAAAGSRGIQSVEIGNRVLMVLMRAGGPLPLKAIAQAAGISASNAHRYLASYVRDGLVVQDGDGGRYDLGPIALQLGLAAMGRLDPVARAAAELPSLAEASGFTAHLAVWSLHGAVVVRLHRSRVPFVGALSLGSVMPLLRSATGRTFLAWLPESVTAPVLATETRAAGRDLPPVDVDALVAEIRARRVATVDGSVVPGLAAASSPVLDWQNEAQCVLTLIGTDRALADPDHPAALLLAERCRIISEELGATA
- a CDS encoding cupin domain-containing protein; this translates as MTAPTASGPTSSGPTSSGPTSSGLPESYAAELDRLDMAPLWTVLADLVPEHPRPKAVPHLWPYATARAALLESGRLISAEKAERRVLVLENPGHRGEHRATASIYAGLQLILPGERAPEHRHTQSALRFVIESDGAYTTVEGARVDMAPFDLVLTPRWRWHAHGHDGREPGVWLDGLDIPMISLFQGGFAERIGDNEAPARRPDVSPAMHAAGLRPAAGTAAAAHGLLHYPFASWRPALDAARAAGGVEPHDGVRLEFTDPATGGPVLPTLSAFAQLVPAGTATRAVRRTESAIVVGVEGRGTLAMSRADGSRVALAIGPRDVAVIPSWSDLSITAEAGEDLVLFSLSDRAAQSALGLYREERA
- a CDS encoding fumarylacetoacetate hydrolase family protein — encoded protein: MTTAATSPEITAGGTAPTVVVPVEGGGGFAVRRVFCVGRNYAAHAREMGRDPDREPPFFFTKWAESVVPGSGTITYPPRTANYHHEVELVVAIAEGGANIPQDRALDHVFGYAVGLDMTRRDLQLAARDLGRPWDEGKNVEQSCPMAALVPATRIGHPDRGRIVLMVDGAVRQEADLADLIWSVPEIVSILSESWTLQPGDLIFTGTPAGVGAVVPGAVMHAEIDGLPALDVTVVKAD
- a CDS encoding TRAP transporter substrate-binding protein, which produces MRGFIAAAFGAALTIAGLGGGVAPAAAQETVTLKISHYLPASHGFQTDFLGPWAEELARRTNGKVKAEIYPGTSSFGNAARQADQVRAGVIDIALGLRGIPRGRFERSSVFELPFVVSEAGAGTKAMWEMYKSGALADDYKEYKVLALFVHNGGLFHTTSTPVRELSDLKGLRLRTPSEAVSVMLQSLGASAVGLPPSEIYENLQKGTLDGLVTTWDLVGATRLNEVVKYHTDGRVYTAAFYVLMNQRKYDSLPADVKQAIDETSGDALVAKFGDWWAKWDKAGREDAVARGHEIIEVDEATRNRWRQELTPMIDAYIERLQSTGVADARALYDQARDLTARYEAAE